The Mammaliicoccus sciuri genome window below encodes:
- a CDS encoding VOC family protein: MNGLRSVTLWTFDIKETESFYKDILGLNTLMNHEKNILHIGDANLAPGTRLIFKQYSGDSEQLDTHFHGIALRVPTDYALYEYKQQFDDHQVKYESVQQLNAKHLFKFYDNNGHALHLISDEQNSGVPLGTAYDGGPISPIHQIQGIGPVMVKSPETQATGSLLNNIFELQLFAEYKTIDDESAIVFKVGAGGNGGELHLIDYPNAIESLNPPIERVAISIDDIDHFEKIVNHVKEIEMEHHIIKHEAGLISLYVRDLTGIIITITYDTVN; the protein is encoded by the coding sequence ATGAATGGACTAAGAAGTGTTACATTATGGACTTTTGATATTAAAGAAACAGAGTCATTTTATAAAGATATTTTAGGGCTTAATACCTTGATGAACCACGAAAAGAATATCTTACATATAGGTGATGCAAATCTTGCACCTGGTACGAGACTGATTTTCAAGCAATATTCTGGTGATTCAGAACAATTAGATACGCATTTTCACGGGATAGCTTTACGTGTACCGACTGATTACGCATTATATGAATATAAACAACAATTTGATGATCATCAAGTTAAATATGAATCTGTGCAACAATTAAATGCTAAGCATCTATTTAAATTTTATGATAATAATGGACATGCGTTACATCTTATTTCTGATGAACAAAATTCTGGTGTACCTCTTGGAACTGCTTATGATGGTGGTCCAATTAGTCCCATTCATCAAATTCAAGGAATTGGGCCGGTCATGGTTAAATCACCTGAGACACAAGCAACTGGCTCATTATTAAATAATATTTTTGAGTTGCAATTGTTTGCCGAATACAAGACAATAGATGATGAGTCAGCTATCGTATTTAAAGTCGGTGCTGGTGGAAATGGCGGAGAGTTACATTTGATTGATTATCCAAATGCGATTGAGTCATTAAATCCACCTATCGAAAGAGTAGCAATCTCCATTGATGATATCGATCATTTTGAAAAAATAGTTAATCACGTTAAAGAAATTGAAATGGAACATCATATTATTAAACATGAAGCCGGCTTAATTTCGTTATATGTGCGTGACTTAACTGGCATCATCATTACAATTACATATGACACAGTGAATTAA
- a CDS encoding DUF6501 family protein, with amino-acid sequence MLHETWKENHVIKQVEVTHTDAQKFKVSDMLTVGKTYDVVNETEEYYQIIDNSGHVGGYYKTYFKEV; translated from the coding sequence ATGTTACATGAAACTTGGAAAGAAAATCACGTTATAAAACAAGTAGAAGTTACACATACAGATGCACAAAAATTTAAAGTATCTGATATGTTAACAGTAGGTAAAACATACGATGTCGTTAATGAAACAGAAGAATATTATCAAATCATTGATAATTCTGGTCATGTTGGCGGCTACTACAAAACATACTTTAAAGAAGTATAA
- a CDS encoding ATP-binding protein, which translates to MANFNKYLNNDETIYDDALSMIKLNKNILLKGPTGSGKTKLAETLARDLNKPMHSVNCSVDLDAESLLGFKTIETNEQGHQQIVFIDGPVIKAMKNGDILYIDEINMAKPETLPILNGVLDFRRALTNPFTGEVVQAKEGFSVVAAINVGYIGTLPMNEALKNRFVVLDIDYIDGETLKMIIKEQSALQDDEIIDSIVQFNKDLRIMSSQGQISEESASIRALIDLADLATVIPVRRAIKRAIIDKIDDEREQQAIQNAIELIFE; encoded by the coding sequence ATGGCTAATTTTAATAAATATTTAAACAACGACGAAACTATATATGATGACGCTTTGTCTATGATAAAGCTTAATAAGAATATACTTTTAAAAGGACCGACTGGTTCAGGAAAAACGAAACTCGCTGAAACACTTGCGAGAGATTTAAATAAACCAATGCATTCTGTAAACTGTTCTGTAGATTTAGATGCAGAAAGCTTATTAGGTTTCAAAACAATTGAAACAAATGAACAAGGTCATCAACAAATCGTATTTATCGATGGACCTGTTATTAAAGCGATGAAGAATGGTGACATTTTATATATCGATGAAATCAATATGGCGAAACCAGAAACGTTACCTATTTTAAATGGTGTATTAGATTTTAGAAGAGCGTTAACAAATCCATTTACTGGTGAAGTCGTACAAGCTAAAGAAGGATTTTCAGTCGTTGCCGCAATCAACGTAGGCTATATCGGAACGTTACCAATGAACGAAGCATTAAAAAACAGATTCGTTGTCTTAGATATTGATTATATAGATGGTGAAACATTAAAAATGATTATTAAAGAACAAAGTGCATTACAAGATGATGAAATCATCGATTCAATCGTTCAATTTAATAAAGATTTACGCATTATGTCGAGCCAAGGTCAAATTTCAGAAGAATCAGCGAGTATAAGAGCATTGATTGACTTAGCTGATTTAGCGACTGTTATTCCAGTTAGACGTGCGATTAAACGCGCCATTATAGACAAAATAGACGACGAAAGAGAACAACAAGCTATACAAAATGCTATTGAATTAATTTTCGAGTAA
- a CDS encoding vWA domain-containing protein: MSDRFILFNDEQIDAQQIMMLTDLAKLLLEDPNVKVSFQKFQHYDPINNTCNVSFTWLHRLEHIINAGLKSDIMLDTLGFKHTDPGIYKEVLDESFDHMSFFKQLFMLIEEYRLSNLIMSKRPVTKKLFKHRLNVKIKQNNSQIHVYQTKTTYTDLLFLAIEHAILNENFINNISINEDFDDALVQVFNRLTQIFNLQSSEDSYDLAVSIMILVDYLLKEDMLNQYYHIPERIYRSYEEEWTLEDLKRQDAANSDQSHEQEHDPDDIETADAETKTNDSQTDSKSYLEMELHEGENSDILTDNDREGDAGDDMTDMMEKKGKGSNNTLDDEEGGAQGLNQQYQLKGINQNVSLTFNRPYILPTHIEAYKEAVDSVQFEIKDLTSIIQKSMNHQYSDIRENLTKGRLQKNLLNWFIDDQYKLFFKKDAFSRKLDATFTLLVDASASMHDKMEETKKGVVLFHETLKNLDIKHEILGFSEDAFEADKLNQPNSIEELILYNESTLKQNDARIMTLEPQDDNRDGVALRVATQHLLQRSESQKFLIVFSDGEPSAFDYAEDGIIDTHEAVIEADKQGIYVFNVFLNQDVIDEATKKTVHNIYGKQSLFVEGVENLPYQLAPLLKKLLLQSI, encoded by the coding sequence ATGAGTGATCGTTTTATATTATTTAATGACGAACAAATCGATGCACAACAAATAATGATGTTAACTGATTTAGCTAAATTATTACTTGAAGATCCAAACGTTAAAGTTTCTTTCCAAAAATTCCAACACTATGATCCTATCAACAATACATGTAATGTAAGTTTCACATGGTTACATCGACTCGAACACATTATAAATGCAGGGCTAAAATCTGACATCATGTTAGATACTCTAGGATTTAAACATACAGATCCAGGTATTTACAAAGAAGTATTAGATGAGTCATTTGATCATATGAGCTTTTTCAAACAATTATTTATGCTTATTGAAGAATATCGTCTTTCAAATTTGATTATGTCTAAACGTCCAGTCACTAAAAAGTTGTTTAAGCATAGATTGAACGTCAAAATCAAACAAAATAATAGTCAAATTCACGTTTATCAAACGAAGACAACTTATACAGACTTATTATTTTTAGCAATAGAACATGCGATTTTAAATGAAAATTTCATCAACAATATTTCAATAAATGAGGATTTTGATGATGCACTCGTACAAGTGTTTAATCGATTAACCCAAATATTCAACTTGCAATCATCGGAAGATAGTTATGATCTAGCAGTAAGTATTATGATTTTAGTGGATTATTTATTAAAAGAAGATATGCTCAACCAGTATTATCATATCCCTGAGCGTATTTATCGTTCTTATGAAGAAGAATGGACTTTAGAAGATTTAAAACGTCAAGATGCAGCTAACTCTGATCAAAGTCATGAACAAGAACATGATCCAGATGATATTGAAACTGCAGATGCTGAAACAAAGACGAACGACAGTCAAACTGACAGCAAATCTTATTTAGAAATGGAACTTCACGAAGGTGAAAATAGCGACATTCTGACAGATAACGATAGAGAAGGTGACGCTGGTGATGATATGACGGATATGATGGAGAAAAAAGGTAAGGGTTCTAACAATACTTTAGATGATGAAGAGGGCGGCGCACAAGGTCTTAATCAGCAATATCAACTTAAAGGTATTAACCAAAATGTTTCTCTTACATTCAATCGACCATATATTTTACCAACGCATATCGAAGCTTATAAAGAAGCTGTCGATAGTGTTCAGTTTGAAATAAAAGACTTAACGAGCATTATCCAAAAATCTATGAATCATCAATATAGTGATATAAGAGAGAACTTAACTAAAGGTCGATTACAAAAGAATTTACTAAATTGGTTTATCGATGATCAATATAAACTATTCTTCAAAAAAGATGCATTTAGTAGAAAATTAGATGCAACATTTACATTATTAGTTGATGCATCAGCAAGTATGCATGACAAAATGGAAGAAACTAAAAAAGGTGTCGTCTTATTCCATGAAACACTGAAAAATTTAGATATTAAACATGAAATTCTTGGTTTTAGTGAGGATGCTTTTGAAGCTGATAAATTAAATCAACCTAATTCTATTGAAGAACTTATCTTATATAATGAATCAACACTTAAACAGAATGATGCAAGAATTATGACACTAGAACCGCAAGATGATAATAGAGACGGTGTCGCATTAAGAGTTGCAACTCAACATTTACTTCAAAGATCTGAGTCTCAAAAATTCTTAATTGTATTTTCTGACGGAGAACCTTCAGCTTTTGATTATGCAGAAGACGGCATTATAGATACACATGAAGCTGTGATAGAAGCAGATAAACAAGGGATTTATGTCTTTAATGTATTCCTTAATCAAGACGTGATTGATGAAGCAACGAAAAAGACTGTTCATAACATCTATGGTAAACAAAGTTTATTTGTAGAAGGTGTTGAAAATTTACCATACCAGTTGGCACCGTTATTGAAAAAATTACTGTTGCAATCTATATAA
- the brnQ gene encoding branched-chain amino acid transport system II carrier protein produces MNKNIFVVGFMLFAIFFGAGNLIFPPALGLSSGHFFWPAIFGFVITGIGLPLIGVIAGSIEEKGYRVSLSKIHPVFAIVLLVAISLTIGPLFAIPRTAATSFEMGITPIFDTNSSMALFIFSLIYFVIVFYLSFNSSKMVDKVGEILTPLLLISITALIIKAFFSLGGEAPVPGDPAVYSSAGTSFGKGFVEGYLTMDAIAAIAFSLIVITAIKSKGVTRETGLFKQTIYAGVIAAIALGFIYISLGWIGNHMNVSAETIKELNDNGQNIGTYLLTTAAQLAFGEFGKYLIGIIVALACLTTATGLIVSVSEFFHEIIPKISYKWFVTIFTLVSFILSNQGLTTVIKGSLPVLLVLYPIAITAVLLIVLAKYVGTPPIAQQLSVALVTIISLISVVNQMGWAKIGFIQQLPLSTHQMEWIPFAIVGFIIGFIIGKVKNQAPITYS; encoded by the coding sequence ATGAACAAGAATATTTTTGTAGTAGGGTTTATGTTATTTGCGATATTCTTTGGTGCCGGGAACTTAATCTTTCCACCAGCATTAGGATTATCGAGCGGTCATTTCTTCTGGCCAGCAATATTTGGTTTTGTAATTACGGGAATCGGTTTACCACTTATTGGTGTAATCGCAGGTTCGATTGAGGAAAAGGGATACAGAGTTTCATTAAGTAAAATTCATCCTGTCTTTGCAATTGTATTATTAGTTGCAATTTCTTTAACAATAGGACCATTATTCGCAATACCACGTACAGCAGCAACATCTTTCGAGATGGGTATTACACCAATTTTTGATACAAATAGTTCAATGGCTTTATTTATATTCTCACTGATTTACTTTGTGATTGTCTTTTACTTAAGTTTCAACTCAAGTAAAATGGTCGATAAAGTCGGTGAGATTTTAACACCATTACTATTAATTTCAATTACAGCATTAATTATTAAAGCATTCTTCTCATTAGGTGGAGAAGCACCTGTTCCAGGTGATCCTGCTGTTTATAGTAGTGCTGGAACAAGCTTTGGTAAAGGTTTCGTTGAAGGTTACTTAACAATGGATGCTATCGCAGCTATTGCTTTCTCCCTAATTGTTATTACAGCAATTAAGAGTAAAGGTGTAACGAGAGAAACAGGATTATTCAAACAAACAATTTATGCAGGTGTTATTGCAGCAATTGCACTTGGATTTATTTACATCTCATTAGGTTGGATCGGAAATCACATGAACGTTTCAGCTGAGACAATTAAAGAATTAAACGATAACGGTCAAAATATCGGTACATATCTCTTAACAACAGCCGCGCAATTAGCATTCGGCGAGTTTGGTAAATATTTAATCGGTATTATCGTTGCATTAGCTTGTTTAACAACAGCTACAGGTTTAATCGTATCAGTGAGTGAATTCTTCCACGAAATTATACCTAAAATTTCTTACAAATGGTTTGTAACAATCTTTACATTAGTTAGTTTCATCCTTTCAAACCAAGGTTTAACTACAGTAATTAAAGGTTCACTACCAGTATTATTAGTGTTATATCCAATCGCAATTACAGCTGTATTATTAATTGTTCTTGCTAAATACGTTGGTACACCACCAATCGCACAGCAATTATCAGTAGCACTTGTAACAATTATTTCATTAATATCAGTTGTAAACCAAATGGGTTGGGCAAAAATTGGATTTATTCAACAATTACCTTTATCAACTCACCAAATGGAATGGATTCCATTTGCAATCGTCGGATTCATTATTGGATTTATAATTGGTAAAGTTAAGAATCAAGCACCAATCACATATTCGTAA
- a CDS encoding DUF819 family protein, with protein sequence MILNAFINKDETWLLWAILVGIAALSIFLEQRYQFAAKLTGAIIALVGAMIFSNLNIIPIESPVYDQVWEYVIPLAIPLLLFRSNIFKIWKESRRLLFIFLISSVGTVVGVAVGFLLLHQFIPELDKIGAMMTGSYTGGGVNFAALSTKFQTPGELVSATVVADNTVMAFYFIVLITLPNMKFVKKYFKRLYNSNDDANSNQAEAYWKRNEISLKDIAYSISIAFVLVAISFKISELVNEYIPKNNHFMEILVSIIGDQFLLLTTLTLVTVAMFSKFFENLNASDELGTFLIYIFFVVIGVPASIPIIIKTAPLLFIFVAVILIFNLSITLFFGKLFKFNIEEMLLASNANAGGPTTAAALAISKGWQGLVGPILIIGTLGYVIGNYVGTLMGYFLGQFM encoded by the coding sequence ATGATATTAAATGCATTTATAAACAAAGATGAAACATGGTTATTATGGGCAATTCTAGTAGGTATTGCTGCGCTTAGTATCTTCTTAGAACAAAGGTATCAATTTGCTGCAAAACTAACAGGCGCTATCATTGCATTAGTTGGTGCGATGATATTTTCCAATCTCAATATTATTCCGATTGAATCGCCAGTTTATGATCAAGTATGGGAATATGTTATTCCATTAGCAATTCCTTTACTTTTATTCAGATCAAACATATTTAAAATATGGAAAGAAAGTAGAAGACTTTTATTCATATTCCTAATCAGTTCAGTAGGTACTGTAGTAGGTGTTGCTGTAGGATTTTTATTACTTCACCAATTTATACCTGAACTAGATAAAATCGGTGCTATGATGACAGGTAGTTACACAGGTGGTGGTGTGAATTTTGCAGCACTTAGTACAAAATTCCAAACACCAGGTGAATTAGTATCTGCAACGGTTGTAGCTGATAATACTGTAATGGCGTTCTACTTCATTGTACTGATTACACTACCAAATATGAAATTTGTTAAAAAATATTTTAAAAGGCTTTATAATTCAAACGATGATGCAAATAGTAATCAAGCAGAAGCATATTGGAAACGAAATGAAATAAGTTTAAAAGATATTGCTTATTCGATTTCTATAGCATTTGTGTTAGTTGCGATTAGCTTTAAAATTTCAGAACTTGTAAATGAATACATTCCTAAAAACAATCACTTTATGGAAATATTAGTGAGTATTATAGGTGACCAATTTTTATTATTAACGACATTAACACTTGTTACAGTAGCTATGTTTAGTAAATTCTTTGAGAATTTAAACGCTTCTGATGAACTCGGTACATTTTTAATATATATTTTCTTTGTGGTAATAGGTGTACCTGCATCTATACCAATCATTATCAAAACTGCACCATTATTATTTATTTTCGTTGCCGTTATTTTGATTTTCAATTTATCTATAACACTGTTCTTCGGAAAATTATTCAAATTCAATATAGAGGAAATGTTACTCGCTAGTAACGCTAATGCCGGAGGACCAACAACAGCAGCTGCGTTAGCAATTTCAAAAGGTTGGCAAGGATTAGTCGGACCTATTTTAATTATCGGTACTTTAGGTTATGTAATCGGAAATTACGTCGGAACATTAATGGGGTATTTCTTAGGCCAATTTATGTAA
- a CDS encoding IS3 family transposase encodes MVKVIKELNETYNIRLSILFKVAQIAKSVYYYWINKFSKADKDETLIQVIKEICEESNHTYGYRRVTQALRNRGLIVNHKKVLRIMKEHNLTCTKFTHRGRKYRSFKGKVGKVAQNILNRRFKTSLPFQKVVTDITEFKLMNGQKLYLSPFMDLYSSEIISFKISSRPTLDIVINPLKEMIKRRPNLDHRLTIHSDQGWHYQHSQYTRLLKDHKIFQSMSRKGNCLDNSVMENFFGLLKQEMYYGQEFKDFQDLEQAIHRYIDFYNNERIKSKLKGLSPKNYRRQTFEIIY; translated from the coding sequence ATAGTAAAGGTCATTAAGGAACTAAATGAAACATATAATATACGATTAAGTATCTTATTTAAAGTCGCTCAAATAGCTAAATCTGTATACTATTATTGGATAAATAAATTTAGTAAAGCTGATAAAGATGAAACATTGATTCAAGTAATAAAAGAAATATGTGAAGAATCAAACCATACCTATGGTTATCGTCGTGTTACACAAGCACTAAGAAATAGAGGTCTTATCGTAAATCATAAAAAAGTACTAAGAATTATGAAAGAACATAATCTAACTTGTACAAAGTTCACACATAGAGGTCGTAAGTATCGTTCCTTTAAAGGTAAAGTTGGTAAAGTAGCTCAAAATATATTAAATCGTAGATTTAAAACAAGTCTCCCATTTCAAAAAGTCGTAACAGATATTACAGAGTTCAAATTAATGAATGGTCAGAAATTATATTTATCACCTTTTATGGACTTATATAGTTCAGAGATTATCAGCTTTAAAATCTCAAGTCGTCCTACATTAGATATAGTCATCAATCCATTAAAAGAAATGATAAAGCGTCGTCCAAACCTAGATCATCGTTTAACGATTCATTCAGATCAAGGCTGGCATTATCAACATTCACAATACACTAGATTATTAAAAGACCATAAAATATTTCAGAGTATGTCTAGAAAAGGTAATTGTCTAGATAATTCAGTTATGGAAAACTTTTTTGGGTTACTTAAACAAGAAATGTATTATGGCCAAGAATTTAAAGATTTTCAGGACCTTGAACAAGCTATTCATCGATATATCGATTTTTATAATAACGAAAGAATCAAATCAAAATTAAAAGGCTTATCTCCCAAAAATTACAGGAGACAAACCTTTGAAATAATATACTAA
- a CDS encoding transposase, whose amino-acid sequence MRKKYEFKFKLKLVKEYLEGHQSYRTIALKYGISSWSVLRIWVNQYKEFGEEGLEIKSRNTVYTSEFKLSVLKFRQENMLSYQDTANHFRIINPIIIANWQHQFDEKCRLDIDNKQKGRSHTMTKKRSESDNKNLPLNENEREELERLRNENETLKAGIAYQKKLQALTDIYGSKNQK is encoded by the coding sequence ATGAGGAAAAAATATGAATTTAAATTCAAACTAAAACTTGTAAAAGAATATTTAGAAGGACATCAAAGTTATAGAACAATTGCTTTAAAATATGGTATTTCAAGTTGGTCTGTCCTTCGGATTTGGGTCAATCAATATAAAGAGTTTGGAGAAGAAGGTTTAGAAATAAAAAGTAGAAATACTGTTTATACTAGCGAATTTAAATTATCTGTTTTAAAATTTAGACAAGAAAATATGTTGTCTTATCAAGATACTGCGAATCACTTTAGAATTATTAATCCTATTATCATTGCCAATTGGCAACATCAATTTGATGAAAAGTGTCGTCTTGATATAGATAATAAACAAAAGGGACGATCTCACACTATGACTAAAAAACGATCTGAATCAGATAATAAAAATTTACCTTTAAATGAAAATGAACGTGAAGAACTTGAAAGACTTAGAAATGAAAATGAGACGTTAAAGGCAGGTATAGCTTATCAAAAAAAGTTACAAGCCTTGACCGACATTTACGGAAGCAAAAATCAGAAATAG